A genomic segment from Mus caroli chromosome 17, CAROLI_EIJ_v1.1, whole genome shotgun sequence encodes:
- the Nlrc4 gene encoding NLR family CARD domain-containing protein 4, whose translation MNFIRNNRPALIQRMGLTVTRQICDDLLELNVLNNQEADLIYCEPLEREAARKIIHMTMQKGSAACNLFLKSLENWDYFVYQDLTGQNLSYQVTEEDLNVLAQNLKDLYNSPAFLNFYPLGEDIDIIFNLEKTFTEPIMWKKDHRHHRVEQLTLGSLLEALKSPCLIEGESGKGKSTLLQRIAMLWASGACRALKGFKLVFFIHLRSARGGLFETLYDQLLNIPDSISKPTFKTLLLKLHKEVLFLLDGYNEFHPQNCPEIEALIKENHRFKNMVIVTTTTECLRHIRHVGALTAEVGDMTEDSAKVLIEAVLVPDQVERLWFQIQKSRCLRNLMKTPLFVVITCAIQMGRQEFQAHTQTMLFQTFYDLLIQKNSHRYRGGASGDFARSLDYCGDLALEGVFAHKFDFELEHGSSMNEDILVTIGLLCKYTAQRLKPTYKFFHKSFQEYTAGRRLSSLLTSKEPEEVSKGNSYLNKMVSISDITSLYGNLLLYTCGSSTEATRAVMRHLAMVYQHGSLQGLSVTKRPLWRQESIQSLRNTTEQEVLKAINVNSFVECGINLFSESMSKSVLSQEFEAFFQGKSLYINSENIPDYLFDFFEYLPNCASALDFVKLDFYERATESQNKAEENVPGVHTEGPSETYIPPRAVSLFFNWKQEFKTLEVTLRDISKLNKQDIKYLGKIFSSATNLRLYIKRCAAMAGRLSSVLRTCKNMHTLMVEASPLTTDDEQYITSVTDLQNLSIHHLHTQQLPAEGLRSLKKMRLLHLTHLSDIGEGMDYIVKSLSEEPCDLQEMKLVACCLTANSVKVLAQNLHNLIKLSIFDISENYLEKDGNEALQELIGRLGVLEELTALMLPWCWDAHTSLPKLLKQLEGTPGLAKLGLKNWRLRDEEIKSLGEFLEMNSLRDLQQLDLAGHRVSSDGWLYFMNAFENLKQLVFFDFSTEEFLPDAALVRKLSQVLSKLTLLQEVRLTGWEFDVYDISAIKGTFKLVTA comes from the exons TGAACTTCATAAGGAACAACAGACCAGCCCTTATTCAAAGGATGGGTTTAACAGTTACCAGGCAAATCTGCGATGACCTCCTTGAATTGAACGTTCTCAACAATCAAGAAGCTGACCTCATTTATTGTGAGCCCTTGGAGCGGGAAGCTGCCCGAAAGATCATCCATATGACTATGCAGAAGGGCTCAGCGGCCTGCAACCTCTTTCTTAAGAGTCTTGAAAACTGGGACTATTTTGTGTATCAGGACTTAACTGGACAAA ATCTTTCTTATCAGGTCACAGAAGAAGACCTGAATGTTTTGGCCCAGAATTTAAAGGACTTGTACAACAGCCCTGCTTTTCTGAACTTCTACCCCCTGGGTGAAGATATCGACATAATTTTTAATCTGGAGAAAACCTTCACAGAACCTATCATGTGGAAGAAGGACCATCGTCATCACCGTGTGGAGCAGCTGACTTTGGGCAGCCTGCTGGAGGCTCTGAAGAGCCCCTGCCTGATTGAAGGCGAGTCTGGCAAAGGGAAGTCCACCCTGCTGCAGAGAATCGCTATGCTCTGGGCCTCTGGGGCTTGCAGGGCTCTGAAGGGGTTCAAATTGGTCTTCTTCATCCACCTGAGAAGCGCCAGGGGGGGACTATTTGAAACACTGTACGATCAGCTCCTGAACATACCTGACTCCATCAGCAAGCCGACCTTCAAGACTCTGCTGCTGAAGCTACACAAGGAGGTCCTCTTTCTTCTTGATGGTTACAAtgaattccatccccagaactgcCCAGAAATTGAAGCCCTGATCAAGGAAAACCATCGCTTCAAGAACATGGTCATTGTCACCACCACCACGGAGTGCCTGAGGCATATCAGACATGTTGGCGCCCTAACTGCGGAGGTGGGAGATATGACCGAAGACAGTGCCAAAGTTCTCATCGAGGCAGTGTTGGTACCTGATCAGGTTGAACGCCTGTGGTTCCAAATCCAGAAGTCCAGGTGCTTGAGAAATCTGATGAAGACCCCTCTCTTTGTGGTGATCACCTGTGCAATTCAGATGGGCAGACAGGAATTCCAAGCTCACACCCAAACCATGCTGTTCCAAACCTTCTACGACCTCCTGATACAGAAAAACAGCCACAGATACAGAGGTGGAGCTTCAGGTGATTTTGCCAGGAGCCTAGACTACTGTGGAGACCTGGCCCTAGAAGGTGTGTTCGCCCACAAATTTGATTTTGAACTGGAGCATGGGTCCAGCATGAACGAGGACATCCTGGTGACAATAGGGCTCCTCTGTAAGTACACAGCTCAGAGGCTGAAGCCCACGTATAAGTTTTTTCATAAATCATTTCAGGAGTACACGGCAGGTCGGAGACTCAGCAGTTTGCTGACGTCCAAAGAGCCAGAGGAGGTGAGCAAGGGGAACAGCTACTTAAACAAAATGGTTTCCATCTCTGACATCACATCCCTATATGGCAATCTGCTCCTCTACACGTGTGGGTCGTCCACAGAAGCAACCAGGGCGGTCATGAGGCACCTTGCAATGGTTTATCAGCATGGCAGCCTACAAGGACTTTCTGTCACCAAGAGGCCTCTCTGGAGGCAGGAATCAATCCAGAGCCTGAGAAATACCACTGAGCAAGAGGTTCTGAAAGCCATCAATGTCAATTCCTTCGTAGAGTGTGGCATCAATTTATTCTCAGAGAGTATGTCTAAATCAGTCCTGAGCCAAGAATTTGAAGCTTTCTTTCAAGGTAAAAGTTTATACATCAACTCAGAGAACATCCCTGACTATTTATTTGACTTCTTTGAATACTTGCCTAATTGTGCAAGCGCATTGGACTTCGTGAAGCTGGATTTCTATGAAAGAGCTACAGAGTCACAGAACAAGGCAGAAGAGAATGTCCCTGGTGTTCACACAGAAGGGCCCTCAGAAACCTATATTCCCCCCAGGGCTGTGTCTTTGTTCTTCAACTGGAAGCAGGAATTCAAGACTCTAGAGGTCACACTCCGAGATATTAGCAAGTTGAATAAACAAGATATCAAATATCTGGGGAAGATATTCAGCTCTGCCACCAACCTCCGGCTGTATATCAAGAGATGTGCAGCCATGGCTGGAAGGCTCAGCTCAGTCCTCAGAACCTGCAAGAACATGCATACCCTCATGGTGGAAGCCAGTCCCCTCACCACGGATGACGAACAGTACATCACATCTGTGACAGACCTCCAGAACTTAAGTATTCACCACTTGCACACTCAACAGCTGCCAG CCGAAGGCCTGCGAAGCCTGAAGAAGATGCGTTTACTCCATTTGACTCATTTGTCTGACATTGGGGAGGGGATGGATTACATAGTCAAGTCTCTCTCAGAAGAACCCTGTGATCTCCAAGAGATGAAGTTGGTGGCCTGCTGTCTGACTGCAAACTCTGTGAAAGTTCTAG cacagaatcttcacaatttGATCAAGCTGAGCATTTTTGATATATCAGAAAATTACCTGGAAAAGGACGGAAATGAAGCTCTACAGGAACTGA TCGGCAGGCTTGGCGTTCTGGAAGAGCTCACTGCATTGATGCTGCCTTGGTGCTGGGATGCGCACACCAGCCTGCCCAAGCTGTTGAAGCAGTTGGAGGGGACCCCAGGACTTGCCAAACTTGGATTGAAAAACTGGAGACTCAGAGACGAAGAGATTAAAAGTTTAG GTGAATTTCTGGAGATGAATTCTCTGAGAGACTTGCAGCAGTTGGATTTAGCGGGGCACCGTGTGAGCAGTGACGGATGGCTTTACTTCATGAATGCTTTTGAGAATCTGAAGCAGTTAGTGTTTTTTGACTTTAGCACTGAAGAGTTCTTACCAGATGCAGCACTGGTGAGGAAGCTTAGTCAAGTGTTATCCAAGTTAACTCTTCTGCAAGAGGTAAGGCTCACGGGCTGGGAGTTTGATGTCTATGATATTAGTGCTATTAAAGGCACCTTTAAACTAGTGACTGCTTAA